In a single window of the Drosophila albomicans strain 15112-1751.03 chromosome 3, ASM965048v2, whole genome shotgun sequence genome:
- the LOC117566524 gene encoding uncharacterized protein LOC117566524, translated as MRALSFTSLYLLLLGILLRSSSSSAWRSFKVVFTRFEFEPNAKFLDVRLEVENDDENSALNAVINVLQPLDDVELSISIGLQGELGNYTNIVSRSTNFCKMLKDRSAEPLIRIIYQDMLRFGKLFKECPLPKGTYTLRGYHIDEELLPSFLPETNFQFGLQLTQAKGQEIFHGTLHGRIDKSKGFNNLKMFSLG; from the exons ATGCGTGCACTGTCGTTCACTAGCTTGTATCTCCTTCTACTTGGCATCCTACTGAGGAGTTCCTCGTCATCTGCCTGG CGTTCTTTCAAAGTCGTCTTTACGCGCTTTGAATTCGAGCCGAATGCCAAGTTTTTGGATGTGAGATTAGAAGTTGAGAATGATGACGAGAACAGCGCATTGAATGCAGTTATCAATGTGCTTCAACCACTGGATGATGTAGAACTATCGATAAGCATTGGTCTACAAGGTGAACTGggaaattatacaaatatcgTCAGTAGAAGTACAAACTTCTGCAAGATGCTAAAGGATCGCAGTGCCGAGCCTTTGATACGTATTATCTATCAGGACATGCTGCGATTTGGCAAACTCTTCAAGGAATGCCCTTTGCCTAAAGGTACTTATACACTGCGGGGCTATCATATTGATGAGGAACTGTTGCCCAGTTTTCTGCCAGAGACGAACTTTCAGTTTGGCCTACAATTGACACAGGCCAAAGGTCAGGAGATCTTTCATGGCACGCTTCATGGACGCATCGATAAATCGAAAGGTTTCAATAATCTAAA